A segment of the Terribacillus aidingensis genome:
TTCATCAAAGGATTCATGTTAGGGATTGTCATTGCCCTGGCAGTATGGTTCGTCGTAACTTATATAGCTTCTAAATTTGTATGATATAAGAAAACACAGCTGTTATAGCTGTGTTTTTTTCTGCTTGTGGGCGTTGTTTTCATATTCTGTTTCCGGATGACCGTATTCGCCATTCATCGCCTGTTCA
Coding sequences within it:
- a CDS encoding DUF4021 domain-containing protein produces the protein MQQRQDKSNQRDEAAEAIGLDQDEQAMNGEYGHPETEYENNAHKQKKTQL